A window from Vulpes vulpes isolate BD-2025 chromosome 9, VulVul3, whole genome shotgun sequence encodes these proteins:
- the TNFSF9 gene encoding tumor necrosis factor ligand superfamily member 9 encodes MRPRSDAAPDPEAPRPPAPPGRACSPLPWALSAAMLLLAGTCAACALRAWVVPGPRLPALPALPALPAPLPDAGARLPDSPQAVFAQLVARDVQLKEGPLRWYSDPGLAGVFLGPGLSYDQRTRELMVAEPGLYYVFLHLKLQRVMSSTGSGSVSAALHLQPLGTEAAALDLTLDLPPPSSEAHDSAAGFRGSLLHLDAGQRLRVHLRAEAGAHPAWQLAQGATILGLFRVATKVPTGLPSSWPMDTGPGSPPLDGE; translated from the exons ATGCGCCCCCGCAGCGACGCCGCCCCGGACCCCgaggccccgcggccgcccgcgccccccggccgCGCCTGCAGCCCGCTGCCCTGGGCGCTGAGCGCCGCGATGCTGCTGCTCGCCGGCACCTGCGCCGCCTGCGCGCTCCGCGCCTGGGTGGTCCCCGGGCCCCggctccccgcgctccccgcgctccccgcgctccccgcgccccTGCCGGACGCCGGCGCCCGCCTCCCCGACTCCCCGCAG GCCGTGTTCGCGCAGCTGGTGGCCCGAGATG tACAGCTGAAGGAAGGACCCCTGCGCTGGTACAGTGACCCGGGCCTGGCAGGTGTATTCCTGGGGCCGGGACTGAGTTATGACCAGCGCACTCGGGAGCTGATGGTGGCGGAACCAGGGCTCTACTATGTTTTCTTGCACCTGAAGCTGCAGCGGGTAATGTCCAGCACGggctctggctctgtctctgctgcCCTGCACCTGCAGCCACTTGGCACCGAGGCTGCAGCCCTGGACCTGACCTTGGACCTGCCTCCACCATCCTCGGAGGCCCATGACTCAGCAGCTGGTTTCCGGGGCAGCCTGCTGCACCTGGACGCAGGCCAGCGCCTCCGTGTTCACTTGCGAGCTGAGGCAGGGGCCCACCCTGCCTGGCAGCTGGCACAAGGTGCCACGATCTTGGGCCTCTTCAGAGTGGCCACCAAAGTCCCCACTGGACTCCCCTCGTCATGGCCCATGGACACGGGGCCTGGGTCCCCGCCCCTGGATGGAGAATGA